CCATAGATTTCCTCATGTTACcattcttcccctttttttttttttttttttttttgtaataggcTTCCTGCCCAGTGTGCAGCCAGTGCTGGGCTTGATCTTTCTGCTATTCTTAAAATTGATCTTTCCAGTTCTTtagtttatagttttttaaaaaatgtttgtttgtttatgtatttatttattgagagaaaacatgagttggggggggcagagagaaagggagagagagagagacccaagcaggctccaagctctgtgtGGAACCCCACAGGGGGTTCAatcccaccactgtgagatcatgacttgagccaaagtcaagagtcagaggcttaactgactgagctacccaggtaccccttgactTTACAGTTTGAAGAGCACATTTTGATGGTATCTTGATCTTCCCAGCTTGGAAAATAGCAACAACATTGCTAAGAATATATTATTCTTACACATTCTATTAATCATTTTGCTTACATATTGTCACATATCACATAGTACATCAGATTTTGATTGGTTGCTTTATATCTACATATTTCACTAATTATGATAATATCTTGTTGTTTGTCTCTGCCACCCTATCATATTGTGCAGTGTCTGGCAATAGGAGACACCcagtaaatgaaagaatgaatcaaTGGTGGTTACATTATATATAAGAATAATAgataggggtgcatgggtggctcagtcagttaagcgttggactcttgatttcagctgaggtcatgatctcatggtttgtgagatcaagccccgtgttgggctctgtgctgatggtgtggagcctgcttgaaattctctctctctctctctctctctctctctctgcccctcccctgctcgttctctctctctctctctctcacaaaataaatagataaacattttttaaaaatataaaaaaaggataatagaCAGCAGGGTTTAATTGAAGATTAAGCAAAActtaataactttttattatgtatactttaaaaaaacaaaatgagacaaaaagatGTGTTACagttttaagtataattttgGAGGCAAATAATGGGCAAAGCATTCATGTTACCTATTTTCATTCATGCTTCcagaaatttatattaatatatataatacccaggcgcacctggatggctcagtcggttgagcatctgactcttcattttggctcaggtcatgatctcatggctcatgagtttgagccccatatcaggctcggtgctgacagtgtggagcatgcttgggattctctctctctctctctctctgtctctctctctgtctctctctctgtctctctctccctctccctcccccccccccagaataaataaataaacatatacatatatatatatcccataatATTAGGATATTATTGGGATATTATATTATACCcataatattaagatattttattgcttatttttaaagagtagatTAGTAATAGTTCTATTgaagataaaacataaatttctgtCAAATTGCATCTCCTACCCATCCTACCCAACTTTCtagtttttttggtttcaggtcaCTAATGAAAGCATACTGATTAAACACTAGGTCTTGGAAATGATAGCTAAGGAgtagattttattaaaaaggtATTAGAGTCAAACCTCAAATCACTTGGGAAAGAGGACTTTTTTAATGGCCCTACGGATCTGCTTGGTTTTTACACTGTAAATAATAGGATTCATCACTGGTGGAAGAAGCAAACACACATTAACCATAAGAATGTGTAACATAAGGAGGCGCCTTTTTCCCAAACCTATGGACAAAGCACAAGCTAATGAGAGGAATGTAGAAGATGGCCACAGCACCTATGTGGGAAATACAAGTGCTAAAGGCTTTATGCCAGTCCTCTAGGGAAGCAATGTTTAGGGTAGTCTTAATAATCAGAatataggagagaaaaataaaggtggAGTCCACTCCCACAGTAACTACAAGGGCAGTAAGTCCTAAAACACTGTTGATCTTATTGTCAGAACATGAAGCCAGATTATATCAAGATGGAAACAATAAGAATGAGGAAGCACATGGCTTTGGCAGAAGGATAAACATTTAAGAAGTAGGACCAGAGGCACTAGGATCACTGTTACCCTGACAAGGACGGCAAACCATACTTTGACAATTCTGGAATCAGTTAAGTTGGCAACATAGCTCAGTGGGTTACAAATGGCAATGAAGTGGTCAAAGGCCATTGCCAGGAGCACTGAGGACTCCATGATGGTAAAGAGTTGAATGAAGAATGTCTGGGCAACACAGGCATGGAAACTGATTTGTCTTGCACTGAACCAGAATATACCAAACATAGTGACCAGCGTTGAAATATACAAGCCCAAGTCAGTGGTTGAGAGCATAGAGAGGAAATAGTACATAGGTGCATGGAGACTTGACTTGGTGATGGTGAAAAACGGGATTAAAGCATTCCCAGAGAGGGAAGTCATGTACAGATAGCAGAAGAGGATGAAGGTCCAGGTGTGGGTAGCTTCAAGACCTGGAGATGTTTTCCCGTcaggaaaaagaatagagaagttGAAGTGATGTTAGGAAAGGATGACATCATTACTATGGAAgaataattcttttgaaataaaataccctagaaggagaaatgaaaacaccattCAGCAATTTAATTGTGATTTCTATTAACTGTAGTTAGAGAAATCAAATTGCAGATTACTCCTAGGACTTCATCCTCTCCTTTTTGCTTCTCAGTTATTTCATATTTCCTAATTCACAAAAGagaataggaattttttttttatctcagcagtactttttcttgtcttcctctTTAACTCTAAgcattttctttcccccttctctgtaCTTCCTGCATAGAGAATTGTAGCAAGATAATCTGAAAATGTCAAGAATTTAATGGATTTCTCAAAgtaatattagtttttaaaagtaagatttattacttaataaatatacatatctttgagtgtttttattttagtgcatTATCATGGAATTTGTCATAcactttaaagacattttaaatgtcttttatgtcTTTATGTCTTAAATGTCTAAAGacatttaaatgtcttttcaggaaataattttatacGTCAAAATAACCTATTCATTATTTCTTCATCAATGGATCTTATCCCTGGCTTGTTAAGGTTGCTTCTAATCTGAGGTTAGATTTctaatattgattttttattttcttatctgttaTTACTGTAGTGTTGACACATAattgttaaagaaaattttctgtaGCATCATTGTCAGCAGTTAGTCTCTTTCAAAGACAACTGTATTCAATTTCAAAGCTAAGAGTGAACTGCATGTACAGAGGCCAGCTTAGTGTTGTTGTGATCATTGCCATCTGTTACTTACATATAGCCTCAGAAGAGTATATTTACAGAGGGTGTCTTCATGAAAGCAAACACACATTTGAGCTTTCAGCTCCACCAATAGGTAGCATCTGAAATGAGACTtactattttgtagatgaggTCCTGGGtaagttttcttctccttcttttcttctttcctgtattGACTTAACTCTTGTGATCTAGTCCCCTTAATGTACTGGAAAGTCTTGCTAAGAGCTTCACTAAGCCAATATGGTGGTGCTCTGAATAccctaaattttcttctctttggcttCTCAGAAACTGGTGACTTTCCTCTTAGTCCTAGTCATTGGCTGGAATCCCGTTGGTCCTTCATGAACATTTGGAACCATGAAGTCTCCAACTACCTGATTTGGAGAATATACTCCTACAGCTGTGTTATACCTACACAATTTTACCTCCTTAGTTATTGAAACATTCTGGCTCCAAATCTTAGTTTGTGACACCTCTTGTTAATACCTGTTGTATTTCTTGGTCAGTGGATCTTATCCctggctatttatttttaaataaataaattttaaataaataaatccctggctactcatttttaaatctctagcTACTATTGCTATCTAGTCTCAACTTTTATTCCTGCTCTCACAAGTTACTGAGATTCCAACACATATTACATCTGAGGCTGCTCAGTTTGGGTTAATTCACAAAATAGGCACATGTCTTTGGTTTTGTCATTTAATGTTCATATTAAGGTTAATGGAATTAGATaatctccattatttttttttaaatttttttaatgtttatttttgagagagagagagagagcgagagagcatgagcaggggaggggcagagagagagggagacacagaatccaaagcaggctccaggctctgagctgtcagcacagagcccgacgcggggctccaactcacgaactgtgagatcatgacctgagccgaagtcggatgcccaaccgactgagccacccgggcgcacCTATTGTTTTCTTATTCCATGCAATTgcggcttaaaaaaaaatcacagaaataagCTTGCGGGCATTACTTAATATCCTAAATATTTGAGAGATTATGGAAAGGGCCCTATGCAGAAATTTTAAGTATGTAATATAGGCATTATGGAATAGTTACTATCCTGATTATAAGATGATTCATGTTTCATAATAATTTGACCCAAAAGTGtattaagtgaaatgaaataagtTTCTCAGTTCTCTGgcatccttcaaaaaaaaaatccttttatcaGATAATTTAtgacaaacattttaaaggttATATTTAAAGGTCTATATAGAAGATAGAGAAATTACTAGAAAAACAATctcctggagcgcctgggtggctcaattggttaagcgtccgactcttgctctctgctcaggtcatgatctcatggctcatgggttcaaggcccctgtcgggctccacactgacaatagagcttgcttggaattctctctctctctctctctcaaaataaataaataagcctaaaaagagaaaaagaaaaaagattcccTGATGGCTGGAATCatcaatacaaattttagcagatttaatttaaataaaataaatactcaagAAGGTTAATATTTCCATTGTCAGGAAAGTAGCAGCAGTAGGGTTCAAGaagacatattatttttattttcaaagtctcTTCTAAGAAGAGACTTATAAATGAAATGccttcatttataacattttagaGTAATGTAGAATCCTAGAATTATTGAATTGGAATGTACCTTAgagatattttaatttctgtcatATAATGACATTAATTTTATCACATGTTCTTCTACTTGCCTAAAAGCAACTGCTTAATTTTATTAGTCTTATTCCTGTTAAGATGAATTGAAGAGatggctgtttaaaaaaaaaagaatagtcagaAATTATAAAGTTTAGAATCAGCCAggagaagagaaaactaagaGCAAACACATGGTTGTGTTCAAATGGTtgaaatgttattatatttgagaACTACATTTGATCTGTGTGCCATACAGAAGATACACCTATATCTTCTGAAAACTAGAGGGATATTATAAGATGCTCCTTTAAGAAGTACTTTAATGCATGGAATGATCCAGAAACAGTGCAGGAATGAGCTTCCAGTACTACTTGTCAAAACAGTCACTTTACTAagcaaaaatactgaaaattcattcagtcattcagaaaaaaatatatttcccatgTACCTTGGATGAGAAACAGGAAATTAAATGCTAAGTGTAATGATGTCTTTGATCCTGAAAACACTTAGTTGACAAGGGAACACAGACAAGTAACATGGAATTAGAGTGTAAAGAGTAAATCTAGAATGCTATGAGAGCACATAAAGACAACAAGCTCATTGTGAGGAATAAGGAATTGTTTCCAGTAAATAATGATGTCTAGATCGAGATCTGAATTCTAAGTAGAGGTATCAAGAAATGgattcaggtgtgtgtgtggtgtgtgatggttgattttatgtgtcaacttgactgggccaccccATATATctgattaaacattatttctgggtatgtctgtgaaGGGATTAATGTTTGAGTCAGTCAGTAGATTGAGTATAGCAGATTACCCTTCCCactgtgggtgggcctcattcagttagttgaaggcctgaatagaatgaaaaagcagaggaaggagttctttctctctgcctgactgCCGAGCTGGGACATGGGTCTTCTGCCCTTGGGCTGGGATTTACACCATCGGTGCTTCTAGTTTTCAGGAGCCTTCAGACTTGGATTGGTACTACACCATTGGCTTTCCAGGATCTCCAGCTTACAAATGGCAGACTGTGGGATTTCTtagcctccataattgtgtgaaccaattcttcataataaatccctacctacctacctacctacctaccatctcctatttgttctgtttctctggagtatgaaagaggagggaaatgataatggaagaaaaattctggaatcatagaacttagaatatttttttcaagttttcattaaaaatttttttaatgtttatttatttttgagagagagcgcgagagagcaagcatgagcagggcagagcatgagagaggcagagcatgagacagagacagaatctgaagaaggctccagtctctgagctgtcagcacagagcccgatgtgaggcttgaacgcacagagtgcgagatcatgaacctgagcctaatgggatgcttaactgactgagccactcaggcacccctcaagtttttgtttaaattccagttaataaacatacagtgtactattagtttcaggtgtacaatatagtgattcaacacttccacacatcaCACAGTGCTTCTCACAACAAaggcactccttaatccccatcacctatttaactcatcccccgACCCTCTACCCCTCTGGTAATCATTATTTTGTtatctacagttaagagtctgtttcttggttttcctttattttgttccctatgtctgtttgttttgttttttaaattccacatatgagtgggggaggcgcaggaagatggcggcgtaggaggacgctgggctcaccacgcgtcctgctgatcacttagattccacctacacctgcctaaataacccagaaaaccgccagaggattagcagaacggagtcactggacccaagtgcagacgagaggcccacggaagagggtaggaagggcggcgaggcggtgcgcgctccacggactggcgggagggagccggggcggaggggcggctcgccagccaagcagaacccccgagtccggcttgcaaaagcagaggggcctgacggactgtgtccgacagcaagcgcgacttagcctctgggaggtcataagttaacagctctgcttggaaagcgggaaggctggaggacaaagggagggtgagctgcggagcccccggacgacagagctcagtttggcggggaacaaaggcgctcgccagcgccatctcccccgcccatcccccagccaaaatcccaaagggaaccggttccggccagggaaattgctggctccgcgcaaacacccaactctgtgcttctgcggagccaaacctccggcagcggatctgactccctccggctgccacagggcccctcctgaagtggatcacctaaggagaagcgagctaagcctgccccccctcccgccgtgcaccttgccttcccaccccagctaatacgccagatccccagcatcacaagcctggcagtgtgcaagtagcccagacgggccacgccaccccacagtgaatcccacccctaggagaggggaagagaaggcacacaccagtctgactgtggccccagcggtgggctgggggcagacatcaggtctgactgcggccccacccaccaactccagttatacaccacagcactggggaagtgccctgcaggtcctcaccacaccagggaatatccaaaatgaccaagcggaagaattcccctcagaagaatctccaggaaataacaacagctaatgagctgatcaaaaaggatttaaataatataacagaaagtgaatttagaataatagtcataaaattaatcgctgggctggaaaacagtatacaggacagcagagaatctcttgctacagagatcaagggactaaggaacagtcacgaggagctgaaaaacgctttaaaggaaatgcaaaacaaaatgcaaaccaccacagctcggatggaagaggcagaggagagaataggtgaactagaagataaagttatggaaaaagaggaagctgagaaaaagagagataaaaaaatccaggagtatgaggggaaaattagagaactaagtgatacactaaaaagaaataatatacgcataattggtattccagaggaggaagagagagggaaaggtgctgaaggggtacttgaagaaataatagttgagaacttccctgaactggggaaggaaaaaggcattgaaatccaagaggcacagagaactcccttcagacataacttgaatcgatcttctgcacgacatatcatagtgaaactggcaaaatacaaggataaagagcaaattctgaaagcagcaaggggtaaacgtgccctcacatataaagggagacctataagactcgtgactgatctctcttttgaaacttggcaggccagaaagaattggcacgagattttcagggtgctagacagcaaaaatatgcagccgagaatcctttatccagcaagtctgtcatttagaatagaaggagagataaaggtcttcccaaacaaacaaaaactgaaggaatttgtcaccactaaaccagccctacaagagatcctaagggggaccctgtgagacaaagtaccagagacatcactacaagcataaaacatacagacatcacaatgactctaaacccgtatctttctataataacactgaatgtaaacggattaaatgcgccaaccaaaagacatagggtatcagaatggataaaaaaacaagacccatctatttgctgtctacaagagactcattttagacctgaggacacctttagattcagagtgaggggatggagaactatttatcatgctactggaagccaaaagaaagctggagtagccatacttatatcagacaaactagactttaaattaaaggctgtaacaagacatgaagaaggacattatataatagttacagggtctacccaccaggaagagctaacaattataaatgtctatgcgccgaataccggagcccccaagtatataaaacaattactcataaacagaagcaaccttattgataagaatgtggtaattgcaggggactttaacaccccacttacagaaatggatagatcatctagacacacagtcaataaagaaacaagggccctgaatgagacattggatcagatggacttgacagatctatttagaactctgcatcccaaagcaacagaatatactttcttctcgagtgcacatggaacattctccaagatagatcatatactgggtcacaaaacagcccttcataagtttacaagaattgaaattataccatgcatactttcagaccacaatgctatgaagcttgaaatcaaccacaggaaaaagtctggaaaacctccaaaagcgtggaggttaaagaacaccctactaacgaatgagtgggtcaaccaggcaattagagaagaaatcaaaaaatatatggaaacaaacgaaaatgaaaatacaacaatccaaacgctttgggacgcagcgaaggcagtcctgagaggaaaatacattgcaatccaggcctatctcaagaaacaagaaaaatcccaaatacaaaatgtaacagcacacctaaaggaaatagaagcagaacagcaaaggcagcctaaacccagcagaagaagagaaataataaagatcagagcagaaataaacaatatagaatctaaaaaaactgtagagcagatcaacgaaaccaagagttggttttttgaaaaaataaacaaaattgacaaacctctagccaggcttctcaaaaagaaaagggagatgacccaaatagataaaatcatgaatgaaaatggaatgattacaaccaatccctcagagaaacaaacaattatcagggaatactatgaaaaattatatgccaacaaattggacaacctggaagaaatggacacattcctgaacacccacactcttccaaaactcaatcaggaggaaatagaaagcttgaacagacccataaccagcgaagaaattgaatcggttatcaaaaatctcccaacaaataagagtccaggaccagatggcttcccgggggagttctaccagacgtttaaagcagagataatacctatccttctcaagctattccaagaaatagaaagggaaggaaaacttccagactcattctatgaagccagtattactttgattcctaaaccagacagagacccagtaaaaaaagagaactacaggccaatatccctgatgaatatggatgcaaaaattctcaataagatactagcaaatcgaattcaacagcatataaaaagaattattcaccatgatcaagtgggattcattcctgggatgcagggctgcttcaacattcgcaaatcaatcaacgtgatacatcacattaacaaaaaaaaagagaagaaccatatgatcctgtcaatcgatgcagaaaaggcctttgacaaaatccagcaccctttcttaataaaaacccttgagaaagtcgggatagaaggaacatacttaaagatcataaaagccatttatgaaaagcccacagctaacatcatcctcaatggggaaaaactgagagctttttccctgagatcaggaacacgacagggatgcccactctcaccgctgttgttcaacatagtgctggaagtgctagcatcagcaatcagacaacaaaaggaaatcaaaggcatcaaaattggcaaagatgaagtcaagctttcgctttttgcagatgacatgatattat
This genomic stretch from Lynx canadensis isolate LIC74 chromosome D1, mLynCan4.pri.v2, whole genome shotgun sequence harbors:
- the LOC115526254 gene encoding LOW QUALITY PROTEIN: olfactory receptor 51F2-like (The sequence of the model RefSeq protein was modified relative to this genomic sequence to represent the inferred CDS: inserted 1 base in 1 codon; deleted 3 bases in 2 codons), producing MSSFPNITSTSLFFFLTGKSPGLEATHTWTFILFCYLYMTSLSGNALIPFFTITKSSLHAPMYYFLSMLSTTDLGLYISTLVTMFGIFWFSARQISFHACVAQTFFIQLFTIMESSVLLAMAFDHFIAICNPLSYVANLTDSRIVKVWFAVLVRVTVILVPLVLLLKCLSFCQSHVLPHSYCFHLDIIXASCSDNKINSVLGLTALVVTVGVDSTFIFLSYILIIKTTLNIASLEDWHKAFSTCISHIGAVAIFYIPLISLCFVHRFGKKAPPYVHILMVNVCLLLPPVMNPIIYSVKTKQIRRAIKKVLFPK